A region of Pempheris klunzingeri isolate RE-2024b chromosome 15, fPemKlu1.hap1, whole genome shotgun sequence DNA encodes the following proteins:
- the eif4g1a gene encoding eukaryotic translation initiation factor 4 gamma 1a isoform X4 — MNKPPQPITGPTSVPNPAPSPGLTQAAYGPGQPPSLVFATPPPPQMNSAPQPRQFAAGPRTLHQQSYYQSRPAMATSAPRVQTSSGPRPVGPTHVYPPSSQMMMISQQQLSFAGSPQGYFIPPGQYRAPYMPPTQQYPVTSGTAGFYPGTSPAEYPTYAGAYYPAQPQYSPSVQPAPVMINPAQQQQQAPPPQQPPAQSQGPPKRERKPIRIRDPNQGGRDITEEIMSGGRSTTTPTPPQASIADLSPAQTNGEVTQPATTVTRKDEAVEPPPSAETPPPPNTEPVVEAKQEMDKQVTPPAELATEPVAPAAATEVPSPLIKDQPSSSPPPPVAESTTSTAEAENTKVGDTVDAPVGPSTSLAAQEAPVKMEEPQAAPAETAPEKEENKTEEVKTLEKEEQVASAKLEPAVEVAATVTPVNAAKEETATKTATEVSPSPPSAEEPVAPQPQSAAPSSEPEPEPTVAQTAEPLLSNGLPQDTEELSEDIVCTPTTPLDKPDASQSQESTPVAKTTMPAQEEEEEEEEEEEEEEEEEVEEKKEEERKEKSEDAPPPTSVSCPTEESTTMQAATSVPKKRKNMKEFNKKKAIGDLLDAFTEEQGAKPAPEPSSTQADPVPVAPAEPPAEVADETWEEKEDKQNAEPDGPKATPEPTGQKYQYKEEQWKPIDPEEKKRYDREFLLGFQFSSASMHKPEGLPIISDVVLDKANKTPLRPADPARLMNVGPDFTPSYLGNLGSRSVGGPRGPPPGPRRSQQGQRKEPRKIISSMSLSDDVQLNKAEKAWKPSTKKVTRTRAAEEVEEDDSELAKTQELFKRLRSILNKLTPQKFQELMKQVTDLTIDTEERLKGAIDLIFEKAISEPNFSVAYANMCRCLMGLKVPTSDKPGLFVNFRKLLLNRCQKEFEKDQDDDEIFEKKQKELEAAKEGEERERLRVELEESRDKARRRSLGNIKFIGELFKLKMLTEAIMHDCVVKLLKNHDEESLECLCRLLSTIGKDLDFEKAKPRMDQYFNQMDKIIKERKTSSRIRFMLQDVLDLRKNNWVPRRGDQGPKTIDQIHKEAEMEEHREQIKVQQQLLSKKDGGGGRMGGGMGGRGPHTPGGGRTSQPQDEGWNTVPISKNRPIDTTRLSKITKPGALDFNNQLLAPGGKGMWGSWGKGSSGGTGAKPASGEQEAGRPTTSTLNRFSALQQSGSLLSSTDSDRRVAQRSSSSRERGGDRDRDRFDRFDRSEGREGRDDRSNQNQITKRSFSRESQERGGRVGDSRGSTEPVRRVASMTDDRDRGSRDRGSRDRGSRDRGSRDRGSRDRGSRDRRPSKDLTVKRESAPTPPPSLPKPALTEVEVEKKSVAIIEEYLHINDLKEALQCVTELNSASLLYVFVRNAVESTLERSTIAREHAGLLLHQLVKTATLPSQQYYKGLEETLEAAEDTAIDIPHIWLYLAELITPMLHEGGIPMGQLFREISKPLVPQGKAGVLLVQILKLLCNGMTPKKVGAMWTEAGLNWSDFLPEDEDVNKFVTDQKVEFTTGEETEPKEVCKKKTLTGEELSKQLDRLLQDKANNQRIRDWVEANLDEEQTASNQFVRALMTSVCQSAIICDNPYRVDARQISLRASLLQRYLCDEQKELQALYALQALMVHMEQPANLLRMFFDALYDEDVIKEEAFYKWESSKDPAEQTGKGVALKSVTAFFTWLREAEEESDKE, encoded by the exons ATGAACAAACCACCACAGCCTATAACGGGACCTACTTCTGTCCCAAACCCTGCCCCGTCCCCTGGATTGACACAG GCTGCCTACGGCCCAGGACAGCCCCCTtctcttgtttttgccacccctccacctccacaaatGAACTCTGCTCCACAGCCAAGACAG TTTGCTGCAGGGCCACGTACTTTACACCAACAG AGTTACTATCAGAGCCGACCAGCCATGGCCACCAGTGCTCCAAGGGTACAGACAAGTAGTGGCCCACGACCCGTCGGACCTACACATGTCTACCCACCCAGCTcgcagatgatgatgatctcccagcagcagctgtctttTGCTGGCTCCCCTCAGGGCTACTTCATCCCCCCTGGACAG tATCGGGCCCCATATATGCCACCTACTCAGCAGTATCCTGTGACCAGTGGTACAGCAGGCTTCTATCCGGGAACGAGCCCTGCTGAATACCCTACTTATG CAGGAGCATACTATCCAGCTCAGCCGCAGTACTCTCCGTCTGTCCAGCCTGCACCGGTCATGATCAACCCCgctcagcaacagcaacaagccccgccccctcagCAGCCACCGGCACAGTCACAAGGCCCACCAAAGAGGGAACGCAAACCG ATAAGAATACGAGACCCCAACCAGGGCGGGCGTGATATCACAGAGGAGATCATGTCAGGTGGAAGGTCCACCACCACACCGACTCCCCCACAG GCCTCGATAGCAGATTTAAGTCCTGCACAGACCAATGGTGAAGTTACACAGCCTGCCACTACAGTGACAAGAAAAG ATGAAGCCGTGGAGCCTCCTCCCAGTGCGGAAACGCCACCTCCGCCTAATACAGAGCCTGTGGTGGAGGCCAAACAGGAAATGGACAAACAAGTTACACCGCCTGCTGAGTTAGCCACAGAACCTGTAGCTCCTGCAGCTGCCACCGAGGTGCCATCCCCATTGATAAAGGACCAGCcgtcttcctctccccctccaccaGTTGCAGAATCTACTACTTCTACTGCTGAGGCAGAGAATACTAAAGTTGGTGACACAGTAGACGCTCCTGTCGGCCCCTCAACATCATTAGCAGCACAAGAGGCACCCGTCAAAATGGAAGAACCACAGGCTGCTCCAGCTGAGACGGCACCAgagaaggaagaaaataaaacgGAGGAAGTGAAGACATTGGAAAAAGAGGAGCAGGTTGCCAGTGCTAAGTTAGAGCCGGCAGTTGAGGTTGCTGCAACAGTCACCCCTGTTAACGCAGCAAAAGAAGAAACGGCTACAAAAACAGCAACTgaagtctctccctctccaccctcCGCAGAGGAACCCGTTGCTCCGCAGCCTCAGAGCGCTGCCCCGAGctctgaacctgaacctgaacccacAGTGGCTCAAACAGCAGAGCCTCTTCTCTCCAATGGCCTTCCTCAGGACACTGAGGAGCTGTCTGAGGATATAGTGTGTACACCCACTACACCCCTTGACAAGCCCGATGCTTCTCAATCTCAGGAATCCACACCTGTGGCGAAAACGACAATGCCAGcccaggaggaagaggaagaggaggag gaggaggaggaggaagaggaagaggaggaggtggaggagaagaaagaggaagagaggaaggagaaaagtgAGGATGCCCCACCCCCCACTTCTGTTAGCTGCCCTACAGAGGAATCTACTACTATGCAAG CTGCTACGTCTGTgccaaagaagaggaagaacatgAAGGAGTTCAACAAGAAGAAGGCCATTGGAGACCTTCTGGATGCCTTCACAGAG gAGCAGGGTGCCAAGCCTGCTCCTGAACCCTCGTCCACTCAGGCCGACCCTGTCCCTGTTGCTCCAGCTGAACCTCCCGCTGAGGTTGCAGATGAGACttgggaggagaaagaggacaaGCAGAATGCAGAACCTGACGGGCCTAAAGCCACACCTGAGCCAACTGGGCAGAAATACCAGTACAAAGAGG AACAATGGAAGCCAATAGACCCAGAAGAGAAGAAGCGGTACGACAGGGAGTTCCTCCTGGGCTTCCAATTCAGCAGCGCCAGTATGCACAAACCTGAGGGCCTGCCCATCATCAGTGATGTAGTCCTGGACAAG GCGAACAAGACTCCACTGCGGCCTGCTGACCCAGCACGACTGATGAATGTTGGTCCTGATTTTACTCCCTCCTATTTGGGGAACCTTGGGAGCAGATCAGTGGGAGGACCACGAGGCCCG CCACCCGGGCCACGTCGCTCCCAGCAGGGTCAGAGGAAAGAGCCCAGGAAAATCATCAGCAGCATGTCTCTCAGCGACGATGTGCAGCTCAACAAGGCTGAGAAGGCCTGGAAGCCCTCGACAAAGAAGGTCACTCGCACCCGCGCCGCAGAAGAAGTCGAGGAAGATGATTCCGAACTGGCCAAGACTCAAGAGCTGTTCAAGCGTCTGCGCAGTATCCTCAACAAGCTCACCCCTCAGAAGTTTCAGGAGCTGATGAAACAGGTGACAGACCTGACGatagacacagaggagaggctgaaggGAGCCATTGACCTCATCTTTGAGAAGGCCATCTCAGAGCCCAACTTCTCTGTGGCCTACGCCAACATGTGCCGCTGCCTTATGGGG TTGAAAGTCCCCACCTCAGACAAGCCAGGACTTTTTGTGAACTTCCGCAAGCTGCTGCTCAACCGCTGCCAGAAAGAGTTTGAGAAGGaccaggatgatgatgaaatctttgagaaaaagcaaaaagagtTGGAGGCTGCCAAAGAA GGAGAGGAGCGGGAGCGCTTGAGGGTGGAGTTGGAGGAGTCCAGGGACAAGGCCCGTCGCCGTTCACTGGGCAACATCAAGTTCATTGGTGAGCTCTTCAAACTGAAGATGCTAACAGAGGCCATTATGCACGACTGTGTAGTGAAACTACTGAAGAATCATGATGAAGAGTCTCTGGAGTGTTTGTGCAGGCTGCTCTCCACTATTGGCAAAGACCTGGACTTTGAGAAGGCCAAG CCTCGTATGGATCAGTATTTCAACCAGATGGACAAGATcatcaaagagagaaagacctcATCCAGAATCCGCTTCATGCTCCAGGATGTGTTGGACCTCAGGAAG AATAACTGGGTGCCTCGTAGAGGAGACCAGGGTCCTAAAACAATTGACCAGATCCAcaaagaggcagagatggaggagcaCAGGGAACAGATCaaagtccagcagcagctcctgtccaAGAAAGATGGCGGGGGAGGCAGGATGGGAGGGGGTATGGGGGGCCGAGGCCCTCACACCCCAGGAGGTGGCAGGACGAGCCAGCCTCAGGATGAGGGATGGAACACGGTGCCCATCTCCAAGAATAGACCCATCGACACCACCCGCCTTAGCAAGATCACTAAG CCTGGTGCTCTGGACTTCAACAATCAGTTGTTGGCACCCGGGGGAAAAGGCATGTGGGGCAGCTGGGGcaaaggcagcagtggaggaacTGGAGCTAAACCAGCAAGTGGAGagcagg AGGCTGGTCGTCCAACTACCAGCACCCTCAACCGCTTCTCAGCACTGCAGCAGTCTGGTTCGCTGTTGTCTTCAACAGACTCTGATCGCAGAGTTGCTCAGAG GTCAAGCTCCAGCCGTGAGCGGGGTGGCGACAGAGACAGGGATCGGTTCGACAGATTCGATCGCAGCGAGGGACGGGAAGGCCGTGACGACAGGAGCAACCAGAACCAAATCACCAAGAGAAGCTTCAGCAGGGAGTCGCAGGAGCGCGGCGGGAGGGTTGGAGACAGCCGGGGCTCGACTGAGCCTGTGCGTCGCGTGGCCAGCATGACTGACGATAGGGACAGAGGAAGCAGGGACAGAGGAAGCAGGGACAGGGGAAGCAGAGATCGAGGAAGCAGGGACAGGGGAAGCAGAGACCGAGGAAGCCGTGACAGACGCCCAAGCAAAGATCTCACAG TTAAGCGTGAGAGCGCCCCCACAccgcctccctctcttccaAAGCCTGCCTTGactgaggtggaggtggagaagaagTCGGTCGCCATCATTGAAGAATACCTCCACATCAACGACTTGAAG GAGGCGTTGCAGTGTGTGACAGAACTCAACAGTGCCTCACTGCTCTATGTGTTTGTGCGGAACGCCGTCGAGTCGACACTTGAACGCAGCACCATCGCTAGAGAGCATGCGGGGCTGTTGCTGCACCAACTGGTAAAGACAGCGACGTTGCCCAGTCAGCAGTACTACAAAGG GCTAGAAGAGACCCTGGAGGCTGCCGAAGACACGGCCATAGATATACCTCACATCTGGCTCTACCTGGCTGAACTCATTACCCCCATGCTCCATGAGGGAGGCATCCCTATGGGACAGCTCTTCAG GGAGATCTCGAAGCCTCTTGTGCCTCAGGGGAAGGCTGGCGTGCTGCTGGTACAGATCCTCAAGTTGCTCTGCAATGGAATG ACCCCTAAGAAGGTTGGGGCCATGTGGACAGAGGCTGGGCTGAATTGGAGTGATTTCTTGCCTGAGGATGAAGATGTCAACAAGTTTGTCACTGATCAG AAGGTGGAGTTCACCACAGGGGAGGAGACGGAGCCAAAGGAAGTCTGTAAGAAGAAGACCCTCACTGGAGAGGAGCTCAGCAAACAGCTGGACAGACTCCTGCAGGACAAGGCCAACAACCAGCGGATCAGAGACTgggttgag gctAACTTGGACGAGGAGCAAACTGCCTCCAACCAGTTTGTACGAGCGTTGATGACgtcagtgtgtcagtctgcCATCATAT GTGACAACCCGTACAGGGTGGATGCGCGGCAGATCAGCCTGAGGGCCAGTCTGCTGCAGAGATACCTGTGCGATGAGCAGAAGGAGCTGCAGGCCCTTTACGCCCTTCAGGCTCTGATGGTGCACATGGAGCAGCCAGCGA ACCTGCTGCGGATGTTCTTCGACGCCTTGTATGACGAGGACGTCATTAAAGAGGAGGCCTTCTACAAATGGGAATCCAGTAAAGACCCCGCGGAGCAAACAGGCAAAGGTGTGGCCTTGAAATCAGTCACCGCCT
- the eif4g1a gene encoding eukaryotic translation initiation factor 4 gamma 1a isoform X2, with amino-acid sequence MNKPPQPITGPTSVPNPAPSPGLTQAAYGPGQPPSLVFATPPPPQMNSAPQPRQSYYQSRPAMATSAPRVQTSSGPRPVGPTHVYPPSSQMMMISQQQLSFAGSPQGYFIPPGQYRAPYMPPTQQYPVTSGTAGFYPGTSPAEYPTYAGAYYPAQPQYSPSVQPAPVMINPAQQQQQAPPPQQPPAQSQGPPKRERKPIRIRDPNQGGRDITEEIMSGGRSTTTPTPPQASIADLSPAQTNGEVTQPATTVTRKDEAVEPPPSAETPPPPNTEPVVEAKQEMDKQVTPPAELATEPVAPAAATEVPSPLIKDQPSSSPPPPVAESTTSTAEAENTKVGDTVDAPVGPSTSLAAQEAPVKMEEPQAAPAETAPEKEENKTEEVKTLEKEEQVASAKLEPAVEVAATVTPVNAAKEETATKTATEVSPSPPSAEEPVAPQPQSAAPSSEPEPEPTVAQTAEPLLSNGLPQDTEELSEDIVCTPTTPLDKPDASQSQESTPVAKTTMPAQEEEEEEEVVEEEEVEKKKEKEEEEEEEEEEEEEVEEKKEEERKEKSEDAPPPTSVSCPTEESTTMQAATSVPKKRKNMKEFNKKKAIGDLLDAFTEEQGAKPAPEPSSTQADPVPVAPAEPPAEVADETWEEKEDKQNAEPDGPKATPEPTGQKYQYKEEQWKPIDPEEKKRYDREFLLGFQFSSASMHKPEGLPIISDVVLDKANKTPLRPADPARLMNVGPDFTPSYLGNLGSRSVGGPRGPPPGPRRSQQGQRKEPRKIISSMSLSDDVQLNKAEKAWKPSTKKVTRTRAAEEVEEDDSELAKTQELFKRLRSILNKLTPQKFQELMKQVTDLTIDTEERLKGAIDLIFEKAISEPNFSVAYANMCRCLMGLKVPTSDKPGLFVNFRKLLLNRCQKEFEKDQDDDEIFEKKQKELEAAKEGEERERLRVELEESRDKARRRSLGNIKFIGELFKLKMLTEAIMHDCVVKLLKNHDEESLECLCRLLSTIGKDLDFEKAKPRMDQYFNQMDKIIKERKTSSRIRFMLQDVLDLRKNNWVPRRGDQGPKTIDQIHKEAEMEEHREQIKVQQQLLSKKDGGGGRMGGGMGGRGPHTPGGGRTSQPQDEGWNTVPISKNRPIDTTRLSKITKPGALDFNNQLLAPGGKGMWGSWGKGSSGGTGAKPASGEQEAGRPTTSTLNRFSALQQSGSLLSSTDSDRRVAQRSSSSRERGGDRDRDRFDRFDRSEGREGRDDRSNQNQITKRSFSRESQERGGRVGDSRGSTEPVRRVASMTDDRDRGSRDRGSRDRGSRDRGSRDRGSRDRGSRDRRPSKDLTVKRESAPTPPPSLPKPALTEVEVEKKSVAIIEEYLHINDLKEALQCVTELNSASLLYVFVRNAVESTLERSTIAREHAGLLLHQLVKTATLPSQQYYKGLEETLEAAEDTAIDIPHIWLYLAELITPMLHEGGIPMGQLFREISKPLVPQGKAGVLLVQILKLLCNGMTPKKVGAMWTEAGLNWSDFLPEDEDVNKFVTDQKVEFTTGEETEPKEVCKKKTLTGEELSKQLDRLLQDKANNQRIRDWVEANLDEEQTASNQFVRALMTSVCQSAIICDNPYRVDARQISLRASLLQRYLCDEQKELQALYALQALMVHMEQPANLLRMFFDALYDEDVIKEEAFYKWESSKDPAEQTGKGVALKSVTAFFTWLREAEEESDKE; translated from the exons ATGAACAAACCACCACAGCCTATAACGGGACCTACTTCTGTCCCAAACCCTGCCCCGTCCCCTGGATTGACACAG GCTGCCTACGGCCCAGGACAGCCCCCTtctcttgtttttgccacccctccacctccacaaatGAACTCTGCTCCACAGCCAAGACAG AGTTACTATCAGAGCCGACCAGCCATGGCCACCAGTGCTCCAAGGGTACAGACAAGTAGTGGCCCACGACCCGTCGGACCTACACATGTCTACCCACCCAGCTcgcagatgatgatgatctcccagcagcagctgtctttTGCTGGCTCCCCTCAGGGCTACTTCATCCCCCCTGGACAG tATCGGGCCCCATATATGCCACCTACTCAGCAGTATCCTGTGACCAGTGGTACAGCAGGCTTCTATCCGGGAACGAGCCCTGCTGAATACCCTACTTATG CAGGAGCATACTATCCAGCTCAGCCGCAGTACTCTCCGTCTGTCCAGCCTGCACCGGTCATGATCAACCCCgctcagcaacagcaacaagccccgccccctcagCAGCCACCGGCACAGTCACAAGGCCCACCAAAGAGGGAACGCAAACCG ATAAGAATACGAGACCCCAACCAGGGCGGGCGTGATATCACAGAGGAGATCATGTCAGGTGGAAGGTCCACCACCACACCGACTCCCCCACAG GCCTCGATAGCAGATTTAAGTCCTGCACAGACCAATGGTGAAGTTACACAGCCTGCCACTACAGTGACAAGAAAAG ATGAAGCCGTGGAGCCTCCTCCCAGTGCGGAAACGCCACCTCCGCCTAATACAGAGCCTGTGGTGGAGGCCAAACAGGAAATGGACAAACAAGTTACACCGCCTGCTGAGTTAGCCACAGAACCTGTAGCTCCTGCAGCTGCCACCGAGGTGCCATCCCCATTGATAAAGGACCAGCcgtcttcctctccccctccaccaGTTGCAGAATCTACTACTTCTACTGCTGAGGCAGAGAATACTAAAGTTGGTGACACAGTAGACGCTCCTGTCGGCCCCTCAACATCATTAGCAGCACAAGAGGCACCCGTCAAAATGGAAGAACCACAGGCTGCTCCAGCTGAGACGGCACCAgagaaggaagaaaataaaacgGAGGAAGTGAAGACATTGGAAAAAGAGGAGCAGGTTGCCAGTGCTAAGTTAGAGCCGGCAGTTGAGGTTGCTGCAACAGTCACCCCTGTTAACGCAGCAAAAGAAGAAACGGCTACAAAAACAGCAACTgaagtctctccctctccaccctcCGCAGAGGAACCCGTTGCTCCGCAGCCTCAGAGCGCTGCCCCGAGctctgaacctgaacctgaacccacAGTGGCTCAAACAGCAGAGCCTCTTCTCTCCAATGGCCTTCCTCAGGACACTGAGGAGCTGTCTGAGGATATAGTGTGTACACCCACTACACCCCTTGACAAGCCCGATGCTTCTCAATCTCAGGAATCCACACCTGTGGCGAAAACGACAATGCCAGcccaggaggaagaggaagaggaggaggtagtggaggaagaggaggtggagaagaagaaggagaaggaggaggaggaggaggaggaggaagaggaagaggaggaggtggaggagaagaaagaggaagagaggaaggagaaaagtgAGGATGCCCCACCCCCCACTTCTGTTAGCTGCCCTACAGAGGAATCTACTACTATGCAAG CTGCTACGTCTGTgccaaagaagaggaagaacatgAAGGAGTTCAACAAGAAGAAGGCCATTGGAGACCTTCTGGATGCCTTCACAGAG gAGCAGGGTGCCAAGCCTGCTCCTGAACCCTCGTCCACTCAGGCCGACCCTGTCCCTGTTGCTCCAGCTGAACCTCCCGCTGAGGTTGCAGATGAGACttgggaggagaaagaggacaaGCAGAATGCAGAACCTGACGGGCCTAAAGCCACACCTGAGCCAACTGGGCAGAAATACCAGTACAAAGAGG AACAATGGAAGCCAATAGACCCAGAAGAGAAGAAGCGGTACGACAGGGAGTTCCTCCTGGGCTTCCAATTCAGCAGCGCCAGTATGCACAAACCTGAGGGCCTGCCCATCATCAGTGATGTAGTCCTGGACAAG GCGAACAAGACTCCACTGCGGCCTGCTGACCCAGCACGACTGATGAATGTTGGTCCTGATTTTACTCCCTCCTATTTGGGGAACCTTGGGAGCAGATCAGTGGGAGGACCACGAGGCCCG CCACCCGGGCCACGTCGCTCCCAGCAGGGTCAGAGGAAAGAGCCCAGGAAAATCATCAGCAGCATGTCTCTCAGCGACGATGTGCAGCTCAACAAGGCTGAGAAGGCCTGGAAGCCCTCGACAAAGAAGGTCACTCGCACCCGCGCCGCAGAAGAAGTCGAGGAAGATGATTCCGAACTGGCCAAGACTCAAGAGCTGTTCAAGCGTCTGCGCAGTATCCTCAACAAGCTCACCCCTCAGAAGTTTCAGGAGCTGATGAAACAGGTGACAGACCTGACGatagacacagaggagaggctgaaggGAGCCATTGACCTCATCTTTGAGAAGGCCATCTCAGAGCCCAACTTCTCTGTGGCCTACGCCAACATGTGCCGCTGCCTTATGGGG TTGAAAGTCCCCACCTCAGACAAGCCAGGACTTTTTGTGAACTTCCGCAAGCTGCTGCTCAACCGCTGCCAGAAAGAGTTTGAGAAGGaccaggatgatgatgaaatctttgagaaaaagcaaaaagagtTGGAGGCTGCCAAAGAA GGAGAGGAGCGGGAGCGCTTGAGGGTGGAGTTGGAGGAGTCCAGGGACAAGGCCCGTCGCCGTTCACTGGGCAACATCAAGTTCATTGGTGAGCTCTTCAAACTGAAGATGCTAACAGAGGCCATTATGCACGACTGTGTAGTGAAACTACTGAAGAATCATGATGAAGAGTCTCTGGAGTGTTTGTGCAGGCTGCTCTCCACTATTGGCAAAGACCTGGACTTTGAGAAGGCCAAG CCTCGTATGGATCAGTATTTCAACCAGATGGACAAGATcatcaaagagagaaagacctcATCCAGAATCCGCTTCATGCTCCAGGATGTGTTGGACCTCAGGAAG AATAACTGGGTGCCTCGTAGAGGAGACCAGGGTCCTAAAACAATTGACCAGATCCAcaaagaggcagagatggaggagcaCAGGGAACAGATCaaagtccagcagcagctcctgtccaAGAAAGATGGCGGGGGAGGCAGGATGGGAGGGGGTATGGGGGGCCGAGGCCCTCACACCCCAGGAGGTGGCAGGACGAGCCAGCCTCAGGATGAGGGATGGAACACGGTGCCCATCTCCAAGAATAGACCCATCGACACCACCCGCCTTAGCAAGATCACTAAG CCTGGTGCTCTGGACTTCAACAATCAGTTGTTGGCACCCGGGGGAAAAGGCATGTGGGGCAGCTGGGGcaaaggcagcagtggaggaacTGGAGCTAAACCAGCAAGTGGAGagcagg AGGCTGGTCGTCCAACTACCAGCACCCTCAACCGCTTCTCAGCACTGCAGCAGTCTGGTTCGCTGTTGTCTTCAACAGACTCTGATCGCAGAGTTGCTCAGAG GTCAAGCTCCAGCCGTGAGCGGGGTGGCGACAGAGACAGGGATCGGTTCGACAGATTCGATCGCAGCGAGGGACGGGAAGGCCGTGACGACAGGAGCAACCAGAACCAAATCACCAAGAGAAGCTTCAGCAGGGAGTCGCAGGAGCGCGGCGGGAGGGTTGGAGACAGCCGGGGCTCGACTGAGCCTGTGCGTCGCGTGGCCAGCATGACTGACGATAGGGACAGAGGAAGCAGGGACAGAGGAAGCAGGGACAGGGGAAGCAGAGATCGAGGAAGCAGGGACAGGGGAAGCAGAGACCGAGGAAGCCGTGACAGACGCCCAAGCAAAGATCTCACAG TTAAGCGTGAGAGCGCCCCCACAccgcctccctctcttccaAAGCCTGCCTTGactgaggtggaggtggagaagaagTCGGTCGCCATCATTGAAGAATACCTCCACATCAACGACTTGAAG GAGGCGTTGCAGTGTGTGACAGAACTCAACAGTGCCTCACTGCTCTATGTGTTTGTGCGGAACGCCGTCGAGTCGACACTTGAACGCAGCACCATCGCTAGAGAGCATGCGGGGCTGTTGCTGCACCAACTGGTAAAGACAGCGACGTTGCCCAGTCAGCAGTACTACAAAGG GCTAGAAGAGACCCTGGAGGCTGCCGAAGACACGGCCATAGATATACCTCACATCTGGCTCTACCTGGCTGAACTCATTACCCCCATGCTCCATGAGGGAGGCATCCCTATGGGACAGCTCTTCAG GGAGATCTCGAAGCCTCTTGTGCCTCAGGGGAAGGCTGGCGTGCTGCTGGTACAGATCCTCAAGTTGCTCTGCAATGGAATG ACCCCTAAGAAGGTTGGGGCCATGTGGACAGAGGCTGGGCTGAATTGGAGTGATTTCTTGCCTGAGGATGAAGATGTCAACAAGTTTGTCACTGATCAG AAGGTGGAGTTCACCACAGGGGAGGAGACGGAGCCAAAGGAAGTCTGTAAGAAGAAGACCCTCACTGGAGAGGAGCTCAGCAAACAGCTGGACAGACTCCTGCAGGACAAGGCCAACAACCAGCGGATCAGAGACTgggttgag gctAACTTGGACGAGGAGCAAACTGCCTCCAACCAGTTTGTACGAGCGTTGATGACgtcagtgtgtcagtctgcCATCATAT GTGACAACCCGTACAGGGTGGATGCGCGGCAGATCAGCCTGAGGGCCAGTCTGCTGCAGAGATACCTGTGCGATGAGCAGAAGGAGCTGCAGGCCCTTTACGCCCTTCAGGCTCTGATGGTGCACATGGAGCAGCCAGCGA ACCTGCTGCGGATGTTCTTCGACGCCTTGTATGACGAGGACGTCATTAAAGAGGAGGCCTTCTACAAATGGGAATCCAGTAAAGACCCCGCGGAGCAAACAGGCAAAGGTGTGGCCTTGAAATCAGTCACCGCCT